The genomic window CAGGAATTGCATGGAAATAGGTGTGGGCATGCGCAGTTGCATGATCTGTCTTGCATGGCTCTTGCCTAGCATGAAAATGGCATAATGTAAAACTGCctattaaaaataatgttgatctacatttataaataaatttttaaataataaaaaatacaataactgttgtttgttacagtaaaatattaaaaacaaatatagtaagatgtatggttaaagtccAGGTAATTTTCGAGATTCTTTAATTgaaagcataggcgtaaccagggggtagTTTTGGGGGTTATATAACCTctccttttggatgtactttgagctctatacgcttaacaccattattattccatacccccccagagaccttcaagtagatgtaaccccccttaggatcatccggGTTACACCTCTGATTGAAAATTCCTTGATTACGGTGTACATGTCTAGGTTCATAATGCTCATTATAGAGATATCGTTCAAAcgctcttggcccatcatagaccgaagtcgatttttaattaactcagCTAAGTTTTGAGAATAATCTCTCcccactgcagttagttagcatcagagCTAAATATAAACGATGTGTCACGTCAACGTTTAAATaagttctttgcttatatttgatgaaccgatttcctctttaaatgaattggaAAAGTCTACAAATTGTACCAGTTCGACACCTAGGTTTTGAACCAGATATCGACCATTGGTATAAATGTCGGTAGTCTTTAGTTAGTAAGTTCAATTTCAGAAGGAGTTCAATTTTCCAAATGATGTAataatccaaaattggaatgattGAAATCATATGCAGAAAGCCTCTGACTTAAAAGAGGTAATAAAGTTATCTATAATAGCGATAAGACTGTAAGTCCTAGATGAGAATTTCTCTGATGTTGTCATTTCAGTCTCTGGAGATGTTCCGTAATCCAGTGGTCAGTCTAATATTCAGTAGTCGTTTTCTATGTGTCGAATAGTCTTGACTTCTGCTTACCAGCGCGCCTTGCGTCTGATCTATTTCGAAATTGTCACGTCTTGACTTGTATAAATTCTTTAAGTGATCTAAATACCGGAACTCCTGAATGAAgatcaatatttggatcttgaagaatacgacttgtgctAGGTATTGGTCGTCTCTAAtatttcattccaaaatattgcaaatattcctgtttccagtaaacacattctATTATACAAAGCTTTTGCATCGCTACAAGCTTTAAATTGTTGCTCACCGTCTTCTAAAACTCTGAATAATGcacctttaatctgattataatcTTTAACTAGTGTTTTTGCGGCATCGCTTCTAGATGACCATCTAGTAGTAAGTATTTACTCTTTTAGGAATAATAATATTTCTGCCAAGGTCTGCGTTGCTGTCACTTAAAGACGCAGCTTTTAAACTTTCGATTAATAAGTTGTAAGTAGTACAGaaagtgaaaaatacatataaTTCTTCAAAGAAATCAAAGAATACTATGGCATCAGCACAATGCTCAGCTGCAGCTTTTTCAAGCAAGTGTGAGCGGTACAAGGAATTCGCAACGCCAagataacgtgtgatccaaaattattgtcaccataggtggctctgaacgacagagatagctatacagtgcatgtctattcttaattcagatatactttcaagtttacgtcaactttgcagtgtacgtcaacttaacaagaaaagttgggttatgtagagatgttggtggtggacatatagCAGTTTgcttgattttatttattattgttacttataattttgttaattctctttatttttgattaaagttctgtgttaaaggttttgactgattttttatgttttataatgttaataaaCATTatttgataaaccaatgatataaattcagattaaaacaagacatacgtaattttttacacggctagctttgatcacaataattgtggatcgctcgtgaTTATGTTCCATAATTTTAGACTGAACACCATTGTAGTTTCCAGTCATAACTGACGCGCTGTCATAGGACTGTCCCCTGCTGTTATTCCGCCGGGCAAGACGGATTTGAAGAATAGATAATATGAATAGACAAGGTAAGGTATTAGGTCTgcatcccgcgtatgaaaaaaaagttgattaatagcaagctgaaaatttgttaatagcttaagggtgtctagtcggacaaacattgatatatgggaacactggaacagaggaagttttaattgtggaacaggttaaaaatttggaacggtcagaccacgaaaacgtcacatgtattttgtccgacagaacttccaattgatttgttaccctttcattaaactctgatgcaaaaatcagaccgctatttatcacctgtcataattcctgtcatttgacatgttctacgtgttccactcattataatgcccatttggtgataaatagcagcctgatttttgcatgagagtttaatgaaagggtaacaaatcaattggaagttctgtcggacaaaatacatgtgactttttcgtggtctgaccattccaaatttttaacctgttccacaattaaaacttcccctattccagtgttcccatatatcaaagtttgtccgactagacacccttaagctattaacaaattttcagcttgctattaatcaacttttttttcatacgagggatCCAGACCTCTGTGGTGTGATGGGCCGCTCTGTGGATCGAAGTGTAACGTCAATATCAAGGacgccattggtcaatattcagtttaagtggtctagccatctttgtctgtcacatgcgcgggatctcGCGGTAAAGAAAATAATTGGACAATCTACCGACTACTCCTCGATAGACTAGTTTGACTACCTTGCATAGTCTATTCTTATTACCTATGTCTATATTTTGAACACGATATCACTGTTATACTGAGTAATGTAGTGAAAAGTCAAGGTTAATAAGTTAATTACAAGATAACGATAAATAAGAcattatttttgatataaaatatgtgtttgcataaaacaatcataattattatatgtGAATAATATCCTGCTTctcttaaatccggccctgacaCTGATTGCTTTTTTTTCGTTTCTAATATTGAGGAAaaagtttttatattattttaatagctatttgtataacaagggaggaaagtgctaatTTTCCTCCCgcgaatgaagtttactgcccgacgcgtagcggagggcagtaatcattcaagggaggaaaaggcattttactcccatgttatacatatggtttttccaccttcctcaaataacaagtcattttttcatttttacttaatttatttatgtagctatagtatttttactacaaaagcgatattacgtaggtcaaaatttttgacgtaagagaactgtcaaaacgttAGAATATGACTTTACATTATTGCCAATGTTTactataaacatggcaataatgaaaagtcacattctaatgttttgacagttctcttacgtcaaaaattttgacctacgtaatatccatagagttatatattagcatagagagagtgtcattaagagcgaagtgacgacaccatcttttttatttggattagtgctgtttcactcttacgcatagtaaagctgcgacagttgtCCTACCTTCCGTACCTATCGTcacacttaatgtcatcttagtttctcgatacaatgtgttagaaagagatgccgcaaaccagtccatgagatgttgtcgtcaggaagcgcggaaggtaggctcactctatgttaatatatacctctatggtaatatcgcttttgtagtaaaaatactataaccaacaaaatttattagaactaaaactaacaagtaggtacactataactgtcaactgtcaaatataagtcaaattattaatgtaaacattgttaatcagaataacaatttactgttttttaccattctgcaaaatactgagtgtttttaaataaacgttaaaatgtatagatacttacgtaatagaaaatagatattgtacagggcgtcaataagttatatttcaagaatgaaataccatgacgtcacttttacttttcttccctagggaggaaaaatacaactttgctacaatcaggtccggaaaagtatactttcggtagaggtaggtggaaaaatatttttacctaCCTGTATCGTTAAACACTATATATacaattaaataaacaataattacaGTTCAAAAATCCTAATAGAATATAGaatttcctaaaattattaaatgaatttcaaatattttccattttttacgTGGCAATTATAGTCTTGAGGTATATAATTCTTatggaattttttaataaaagaaaagaaCCTTATACCTAGATAAGATTATGCGCGGTTTAATATATAATGTAGGAAATAAAAATTGAAAGTTTTGTGTAGATAAAATAAATGTGCAGGTTTACTTAAACCGACTCTGTTCGATAGTGGATCGAAAGCGAACTATTTCTGGAATCGATTTCTTGTTTTTATCGATTATAAGAGTatgtttacattttttatttataataataattttattatgtaaTATTATTTTGGTGTTTAAATTAAAATAGTGTGCTTATCTAGATCTAGTATGTTGTAAATAAATATGTCCATAAATATGGTCATGCACTTTGAATATAAGTACTTAAATAAAAAGGATTGAGGCATTTTTCAAAACTCCACCAGTAATCGATCTTGATAGTCATAGTCCACCACGTCCATCCGTCGCGGTCCATCATCCATCACAACAAgaaaaaattattctataaatagTAAAATACACGTCGTGTCGTCGGTCGTCGTGTACAATTACAAACTTCACTTTCATTGAAGTATACTTACATTTTTATCTCCTTATCTAGGAATCCGATAAAGAGTATCTCTATACCTACCTTTTAATAAtagtgatatttttatttctattaagATCCACAAAATGAGTTCGCAAAAAGTTGCTGTGGTAAGTTTTTATTGTATTTGACATTGTAAGTATGtagtacagtcaaacccgcttattggaatagcctttgtaccaggcaaaaatattcttataaccgggatattctaataaccgatcattggtggttAGTCGAAATAAGTATACCGAATATAGGtaataataatatttacatactatgccaatgtgtagttttacatactatgccaatatgtatatcatattatGTACACCTACGTAATCAGtatatgtaaatggttttaggtctttttacgtcaataatacagtagtgtaactactacttatctatgtatgtgttaaataccaaattacattatattatatatgtgaatgaatacagtagcagtaggtaattaatataaaatgtatgcaatatgtagatatgtaaatattttcttattaaaatgcatataacaaaattacttattttttcttgagaaattatcagtaattatagctttttgttgttaatccgtgcggtcatccttaatccattggttgaatggaacttttattggcgcaagaaatggatgaattgaatttaacaaagccataagcctctctgggtgaattctaaataaactgtttctaacaattttatagcaggcaacagtgcctttgtgtagacaaataaaaattactttatgacccatgcatttgtccgCTAAAAATCGAATTTTGTAACAAAGTTaccaaagtaataaatatttattaccctaataatatctaatccataaTCCTTGACAACTGACCATAataaccaaacataatttaaatttttagtaaaattgtaaaaaaaaatagtcgttgacctgcaaaatatgctaataagcggtattatctaattagaacctattccaataaaaggataaatttattaaggagtaaatggaaacgtttcgggaactcgaatttatattccataaaccgggatattcctataacagggattctaataagcgggttcgactgtacattATTTCAAATAGAAACAGGATCGATAAGTATAATTCATTTTTGATAAGGTGAAGTAGGGTATATCTTAATCAGAATTTCTTTCTTCTATCTTTATTTAGAAGTTTTTAAACTAAAACTGCTAAAACTTATATTTTCGTTTcgttttttctttaaatttagtTAATTACGATTATACACCTCGCCCAGTAAAATAGAGGATTCCATATAAATAAGGGGGGCCCGATCTGATTTTGTTCTGATTATAATATATTCTccctaattaataattaaaaaaaggacTTTTTctattggcgaggaaccgcaaagtgggcgacgaCTGGTggcgaatagggcttttcattcacagtcatttgtttcgagcatctgtcatatgtcgtataatccgtgataatatacacagatcatacaacatatgacagaagttcgaaacaaatgacaatcgataaaAAGCCCTATTTGAAAAACATCAACTctaggaaaacattgactttgtcATTAATTTAATGACGTAAActaaccaatgccaaatcacacattttgttaatttaacggtTTGTATTAACGTAGTATTTTTAGtgtttaagcgactgcaaaattaaataaataaataaaatgtagtatatattctgtacatagactgtacattgttatgcaaaatatCCAACCACCTCATAATTTCCtgaacacaattattataaaataaattcacctacttagtttccagttatctgttggtgtaaaataaattgtagtgtacctattaactaaattaaaaacaaaattagaaattctaagatagattaataattattaaaacgctgtgtgattatcggggggccagatatttttatgaaaaaaaggtaaaaacaaatcagtagttagcatcaaattttattaatgattgtatacagatgaaacataattttgagtcgtctttaaccTATAAGATGGCTTAATGCTTAatggttactttggcaaaacactctGTGTTTTGCCAAAGTGTTGTGGAAgtgattttaatttaacgttttagaactgtgacTGTGAggtcaaatgacaaaatgaattgttttgctagagttatcgtccatctttgaaattttgagcgccctatgttggaatttaattttgcgaataaataaaaaaattcaacccaggcaaatattattaatttctgatattttggatcattctaaacaaaaaaggtctgtggtaatttttctctgaagtcGATCTTTTccagttataaacaatttaaaaccgAAAAATGATCGTTTTTCAAGggtcaaaaacacaagtaaacaatataattttttaatcatcaagtacctaaattcaagttcaaaccttcttctatcaggtcTCGATTATAAGAGTTTttgtcatgttttattctaaaataatatattttataattattgttaatgaCTAATGAGGAAGGTTCGTTATGAGAAGATGGGCGGGGCTgcaataacaactaaaaacactgttttaaaatgaaataactccaaaattcttatcaagaactgatactTCCTTacttcaaaaatgatattttttactcaTAGCCCGGTTTTTGGGGTCAAATTTGTCCGGAACATTTTAACATAGCtgttttttatttagttaggtgtttcaaaacttattaacaaatgatgtgtcagcagGCCCAAAACCGGGGCTTTTAGGTAAGAAAAGTTAAAATATGAAAGTAGGTGGAAAAaccctacaacttatatgtcaaatatttatctctgTGACTTACATCCATAATGGCATAGGTTAGAATACCTGGCTCCTGACTTTCACCCAGGCGAGTCAGGTTCGATTCCCGGCGtcggaaatatttttttttgacattttgatttgaaaaataattgtttttataatacttttttatattgtgtcgtataaataataaaaacgtcaaatcaaaatgtaaattttaaaaacaagAAAGATTTCTGACGCTGGAAATCGAACCCGACTTGTCTGGGTGAAAGCTAGGAGCCAGGTATTCAGACTAaataagtcacggagataaatatttggcATGTAAGTTGTAGGGTTTTTCCGTCTACTTTCATATCTTTCTTGCCTAAACGACCGGGTTTTGGggcagctgacacatcatttgttataagctttggaacacctaacttaaaaaaaaacagccatgctaaaacgccccggtcaaatttgacactacctctcAAGCTATAATGTTTTTGAGCCTTCAAAATCGTcgtctttcgttcttttttcagttttaaattgtttataactcgatcAATAACGATCCAATAATGATAACGATTAACTTAAGAGACAaaatacaaaagacctttttatttagaagaatgatccaaaaaatctaaaacaatATCTGTACGGgccgaattttttttaatttataaaaaaagtaattttttaaatattaggtAATCAATTATAGTCGGAACAAAATTTAGATCGGAAACTCCAGTTTGTATGACAAAATTACTCCATTAAATTGtttaaaggctgtatgacactatacattttcttgtatcatttctaatatcgtttctgatatgtcaaaaaaatgcataatgtcatacacagatacaagaaacgatatcagaaacgatacaagaatttgagtcagacacagattcttgtacaagaactgcgccaatttctgcgcaaagagcgaaaacgtaaaacctgctggtaaaacatctaaaatggcATAATGACTTTCTCATATATGGCGGCTGAGATGAAAATGGGatcatgtattgatgaatttatttgtgtttttgtaggtattatttataaatcttttattgatacttaatataccgtttggtatggactactgttctactaataaccatatatttagctcctagtaaagttcaaactataaatttaggtttcatggtgcataatttttttaatagacgaaaatacaatacttcctaatttggatcaaactgaagataattctaatgcaaatattttagcacaaatatcaaaacaaaataaaaacacaaataatcgacctcaaacagtcaacgtaaaattctggttaacattaaaatgttaattaaaagtttataaattttataaaatctttaaaatcagctgtagctgTAGATGCggtactaccataacgtgacacaggacagggtgacaaacaaaatttcgaccaatcacgtgccgaatttcatacaattttcgatataagaacttgcatagtgtcatacagggcacaaatgtacgtacaagaaatgatacaagaaaatgtatacaagaaacgatatcagaaacgatattagaaatgatacaagaaaatgcatagtgtcaaaCAACCTTAAGttttaatcaataattaataaatattgcAATTCTTAGGTAACTGGTGGGAATAAAGGAATAGGATATGCTATTGTCAAAGGCCTCTGTGAACGATTTGATGGCCTCGTTTATCTGACAGCTCGAGATGTAGAAAGAGGTCAAGCTGCTGTAGCTCAGCTAGAAAAAGAAAATCTAAAAGCAGTATTTCACCAACTGGATATCAATAGCCAAACCAGCGTAGACGAATTAAGGGATTTTATTCAAAAAGAACATGGCGGTTTGGATCTGCTAATCAATAATGCGGCAATTGCATTTGgtgtaagtattttttttaatatttccttgtAAATCTTATCTTATATCTCACTCTTTCTCTCtacctctctctctctctctctctttctcccACCCTTTCTCTCTTTCTCCCACCCTTTCTCTCTTTCTCCCACCCTTTCTCTCTTTCTCTCCTGCCTTCGCCCCTTGCGGAGTATTGTGAGCTCTTGCGTTTCTTACCCAAAATGTCAAAAGTGAAAGAAGGCTGATTGGCTAGATCAGTGCATCctcttctgttttattctttcgaaatttccTCTACAAGTATTTTTCATTCCTCTCTATTTTTCGCTTTCTGTTTGACCTTTCTTTATCTCAGGCAAATTCTTTCATGATCACTTGTTAcggttcttctccagctattatcggGTCTTCAATCAATCAATAttctttatttcatctgactTTTAGAAGTGTTAAAATGCGTCAAATACAATCTATGATCAGTAAAAACTGTAAGTACATAAAAACTGTTAACataaaacatataaaatatacacaaaagcatacaaattgttaaaaagatgCCTGCAAGTATTCCTCTAACCTAACGAATAGAAAGTGTTTACCAAAAGTAAGTCCTTAACTGTtctcttaaatacataaatatttgacTCTTTAACGTAATTAGGTAATTTACTATACAAACGAACGCATGTTGGGTAAGGACCCTTGCTTACAACGGTCAAGTGGCGAACAGGGGTCACCGAATCGTTTCTGTAACGAAAATTGTAGCCACTCACTAAGGAAACATCATTTCTGCAAATAAAATTGCATCTATGTGACTTTACATAAACAAcacaactgaaaatatacagcgaaattacagttaaaatatttaattgtttaaaaactgaTCTACAGGAATCCAAGCGCCTTCTAAACGACATGGTACGAATTTTTTTTTCCAACAAACTAagcaatattgcaaaattacaaaatagTAAAGTTTTAAGATATCTAGAGAGACAAAATTCCTAAGTTGCCATAGAACATAACAGTGCACAGACAATCTTCCCACTACATAATCAACGTGAGAGCTCCAAGACAAATTAGAATCCAGGTAAACACCTAACAACTTAGTGGGGTGGCTATTTACCACTGACCCATTGTCAAGTTTTACTAATGGACTCATCTGCATAGTAGAAGGTGAAAAGGTTACCATATCGGTCTTTGATCCATTTAAGATTAGGGCATTATTTAAACAGTAATGAGTCATACTTTTACAAGACAGTTTGCTTTTTGTACtacatgaaaaaaaaaagaatatgtgtactttgtacgcacgtaagaagttattcttctattatataattttaacgaagtaaatatatgtacttaacaggttatttgtattctattaaacaaacgtttttatctaccactttcaaaaaaattttattaaaacaaccaaaaataaaaaaaatgaatcgtccaggattggaacccgggaTCTTTCGATCTCTGACCGAACGCTCAATAACTAGACCACCGAGTCTCCTGtaattgacacgtaagtttcggatataattacacaacacggtgacaaatagattgaGTGGTATCgtgataaaaatgttatacctacatattttattatcttactacagaagaagagaaattcaaagacacaaaaattataataaataatacatttactaaaaacactaatatattcttttaatgacttatttgcgctgatacagatactatcttgaaagattagaaaCGAACTacatacatactgtctgtgtgcgcatgcgcgcagatttatgaaaaattttactctcaatcgcgcctaaagaagaaaaacttcaaaaattattgGAATTTAGTGCAActgtggtatcgtcagcaaattgAGTGACATAACAGCCTGATTGCTGTTCCACGTTTTCTACTCGAACGCTTATTGCATCAGAAAAATTATCCAATGGATTCCGAACCAAACATGTTGAGCTATCGTTTATAAGTTGATTTAAATCattgacaaaaatcaaaaataaaagaggGCCAATGATACTTGCCTGTGGAACTCGGGAGAGGACACTTTCTTCTGAAGAAAATATTATATTCCCATTCACATTgaccttaattttttttaaccttTTCGATAAAAAGGTGTGGATCCACTTTAACGCAGTTCCTCTAACACCACTATGATAAAGTTTTTCCAGCAGTATTGGATGATTTACAGTTTCAAAAGCCCGTGCTAAGTCAAAAACAAACAGATAATTGTATTACCCTTATCAAAGTTCGATAAAATATGATTTCACAGCGCTAGTAGTGCATCTTGCACACTTATACCTTCACGGAAACCAAATTGAGACTGTTCTATAATGTTGTGCTTGTTAATATACGAGAGGAGACGTGTATGAAATGCCTTCTCATATATTTTTGAAAACACAGATAAAAGTGATAGGCCTCGATAGTTATAAAatttgtcaccttttttatgtataggcaCAACTAAAGCAGTATTTAGAATTTGAGGAAAAATCCCTTCCTGAAATGAAAGGTTTACTAGAAatgttaattgtttatatatgttATGAAATACATGTGTTAACATAGAATACGGGATCTCATCCAGTCCAGCTGAGGATTTTTTTGAGATATCTTTAATTATACTTTTTCCTCTTCCTCTTATtccgtctggttggtattcgattGTCAGTctgattatattattatatttttctgatATATGTTACTTTTATTATAGAGAGCAGCTACAGAATCTCCATTTGTCCAAGCATCAAAAACTATAGAAGCCAACTACTTTGGAACCCTAAGAGTTTGTGAAGCTTTGTTTCCTTTGTTGAGGAATAACGCAAAAGTTGTAAATGTTTCCAGCTCTGAAGGACATCTGTCCAAAATACCGACGGAGAATCTCAGAAATGAACTTTCGAGAAATGATTTAACCATACCAGAACTCAGTAA from Diabrotica virgifera virgifera chromosome 5, PGI_DIABVI_V3a includes these protein-coding regions:
- the LOC126884757 gene encoding carbonyl reductase [NADPH] 1-like, with translation MSSQKVAVVTGGNKGIGYAIVKGLCERFDGLVYLTARDVERGQAAVAQLEKENLKAVFHQLDINSQTSVDELRDFIQKEHGGLDLLINNAAIAFGRAATESPFVQASKTIEANYFGTLRVCEALFPLLRNNAKVVNVSSSEGHLSKIPTENLRNELSRNDLTIPELSKLLEKFVKATENNTHVKDGWGNSTYAVSKVGVTALTIIQQRLFDEEQPNRNISINAVHPGYVKTDMTSHNGLLSIEEGARSALFAALDADLKGKYIWKDCTLVDWYSKEMPNPPY